From Enterococcus mundtii, the proteins below share one genomic window:
- the budA gene encoding acetolactate decarboxylase encodes MTEKVLYQHGTLGALMAGLMDGTTSIAEVLKYGTLGLGTLHGLDGEVIFLDGEAYQGRSDGALIHLSGEESTPYAAITAFSADRSFAVKQLSSEALKEQILKDEAGKNLFLAVKISGLFKDMHIRIMPKQEKPYRRLAKISESQPEFHRSDIQGTIVGFYTPELFQGVAAAGFHLHFIDDEKTFGGHILDFDVSQGTVEISQMESLMQHFPTNDPTFIQNEIDYADLAAEIEQAE; translated from the coding sequence ATGACAGAGAAAGTATTATATCAACATGGTACATTAGGTGCGCTAATGGCGGGACTGATGGACGGTACTACTTCCATTGCGGAGGTCTTAAAGTACGGTACACTAGGTCTTGGAACATTGCATGGGTTAGACGGCGAAGTGATATTTTTAGACGGTGAAGCCTATCAAGGTAGATCAGATGGCGCATTGATCCATTTGTCCGGAGAAGAGTCCACTCCTTATGCGGCAATCACTGCATTTTCAGCGGATCGTTCATTTGCAGTCAAACAGCTATCTAGCGAAGCATTAAAAGAACAAATCCTGAAGGACGAAGCAGGAAAAAATCTCTTTTTAGCCGTCAAGATCAGCGGTTTATTTAAAGATATGCATATCCGGATCATGCCGAAACAAGAGAAACCATACCGACGCTTAGCGAAGATCTCAGAATCCCAGCCAGAGTTCCATCGATCAGATATTCAAGGGACAATTGTTGGGTTTTATACACCGGAATTATTTCAAGGGGTGGCTGCTGCAGGCTTCCATTTGCATTTTATTGACGATGAGAAAACATTTGGAGGGCATATCCTTGATTTTGATGTGTCGCAAGGAACAGTAGAAATCAGTCAAATGGAATCTTTGATGCAACATTTTCCGACAAATGATCCGACTTTTATCCAAAATGAAATCGACTATGCAGATCTAGCTGCTGAAATCGAGCAAGCAGAATGA
- the alsS gene encoding acetolactate synthase AlsS — protein sequence MIKEKQGVETVSEEVIKEKQGSTTVVESLINHQVDYVFGIPGAKIDGVFNELEDHGPELIVTRHEQNAAFMAQAIGRITGEPGVVIATSGPGASNLATGLVTATAEGDPVLAIAGQVKRSDLLKLTHQSMNNAALFEPITKYSAEIQDPETISEIIANAYRMAKSSKKGASFISIPQDVVDAPVKSDVIKPLQDPKLGSASSGDIDYLVERIREAKLPVLLVGMRGSSKDETAAIRQLVEKTGLPVVETFQAAGVISRQLEDHFFGRVGLFRNQPGDMLLKRSDLVIAIGYDPIEYEARNWNAEKDARIIVIDETPAEIDSYMQPERELIGDISATLDLLTESLEETQVSADAQEYLNTLQEKLKARDICETSSEDGILHPLEVINTLQSKVTDDMTVTVDVGSHYIWMARHFRSYEARHLLFSNGMQTLGVALPWAISAALVRPNTQVISVSGDGGFLFSAQDLETAVRKKLKIIHLIWNDGRYNMVEFQEIMKYDRASGVDFGPVDFVQYAEAFGAKGLRVSNAEELASALEEGFATEGPVIIDIPIDYRDNEKLGETILPDQFY from the coding sequence ATGATTAAAGAAAAACAAGGCGTAGAAACTGTATCAGAAGAAGTGATTAAAGAAAAACAAGGTTCAACAACTGTAGTAGAAAGTTTAATCAATCATCAAGTTGATTACGTATTCGGTATTCCAGGAGCGAAAATCGATGGAGTATTCAATGAATTAGAAGATCATGGTCCAGAGTTGATCGTGACGCGTCATGAGCAAAATGCCGCCTTTATGGCGCAAGCAATTGGTCGTATTACTGGAGAACCAGGTGTGGTGATTGCGACAAGTGGGCCAGGTGCGAGTAATCTAGCAACCGGACTAGTCACAGCGACAGCAGAAGGTGATCCTGTGTTGGCAATCGCAGGGCAAGTAAAACGAAGTGATTTATTAAAATTAACACATCAAAGCATGAACAATGCCGCGTTGTTTGAACCAATCACAAAATATAGTGCAGAAATCCAAGATCCTGAAACAATTTCAGAAATTATCGCTAATGCCTACCGAATGGCAAAGAGTTCGAAAAAAGGCGCTAGTTTTATCAGTATCCCTCAAGATGTGGTGGATGCACCCGTCAAAAGTGATGTTATCAAACCATTACAAGATCCTAAATTAGGCTCAGCTTCTTCAGGAGATATCGACTACTTGGTTGAACGGATTCGTGAAGCGAAGTTACCCGTATTGTTAGTTGGAATGCGTGGATCAAGTAAAGATGAAACAGCAGCCATTCGTCAACTTGTTGAAAAAACAGGATTGCCTGTGGTAGAAACTTTCCAAGCAGCCGGTGTGATTTCTCGTCAATTAGAAGACCACTTTTTTGGTCGAGTAGGTCTATTCCGCAATCAACCTGGAGATATGCTGTTAAAACGGAGTGATTTAGTAATTGCGATTGGTTATGATCCAATCGAATATGAAGCGAGAAACTGGAATGCTGAAAAAGATGCTAGAATCATCGTCATTGATGAAACACCAGCTGAAATCGACAGTTACATGCAACCAGAACGTGAACTAATCGGGGACATTTCTGCAACATTAGATTTACTGACAGAGTCATTAGAAGAAACACAAGTATCGGCAGATGCGCAAGAATATTTAAATACGTTGCAAGAAAAATTGAAGGCACGAGATATTTGTGAAACCAGTAGTGAAGACGGGATCTTACATCCGTTAGAAGTAATCAATACACTGCAATCGAAAGTAACGGACGATATGACTGTGACGGTTGATGTAGGTAGTCATTACATTTGGATGGCCCGCCACTTTAGAAGTTATGAAGCCCGTCATTTGCTATTCAGTAATGGCATGCAAACATTAGGAGTCGCACTTCCTTGGGCAATCTCTGCTGCACTGGTTCGTCCAAATACGCAAGTAATCTCTGTGTCAGGAGACGGTGGCTTCTTATTTTCTGCCCAAGACTTAGAAACAGCTGTGCGTAAAAAATTGAAGATCATTCATTTGATTTGGAATGATGGTCGTTATAATATGGTCGAGTTTCAAGAAATCATGAAATATGATCGAGCATCAGGGGTTGATTTTGGACCAGTTGATTTTGTTCAATATGCCGAAGCTTTTGGGGCTAAAGGTCTGCGAGTAAGCAATGCAGAAGAATTGGCATCTGCCTTAGAAGAAGGATTTGCTACAGAAGGGCCAGTCATCATCGATATCCCGATTGACTATCGAGATAATGAAAAATTAGGTGAAACGATCTTACCAGACCAATTTTACTAA
- a CDS encoding GNAT family N-acetyltransferase has translation MIKNVLYYSKIKGAKPIDIKYTYATIKDLPRIVDIYNQSIASKQATADLEPITVDSRIPWFEAHHPDTRPLWVMYHDDHIVGWISLSDFYGRPAYQQTAEISIYLDPVTRGHHLGKAALAFVETQLHRLKIQTVLAFVFDVNQASKKLFLKNGYAIWGHLPKIANMGDQENDLIILGKKY, from the coding sequence ATGATAAAAAACGTGTTATACTATTCAAAAATAAAGGGGGCGAAACCAATCGATATCAAGTATACCTATGCAACGATCAAGGATCTACCGCGAATTGTTGACATTTATAATCAGTCTATCGCATCGAAGCAAGCAACGGCGGACCTAGAACCGATAACGGTTGACTCGAGAATCCCTTGGTTTGAAGCGCATCATCCTGACACCAGACCGCTTTGGGTGATGTATCACGACGATCATATCGTCGGTTGGATCAGTCTTAGTGATTTTTATGGTCGGCCTGCGTATCAACAAACAGCTGAAATCAGTATTTATCTAGACCCGGTGACACGTGGTCATCATTTAGGCAAGGCCGCACTTGCCTTTGTGGAAACTCAACTGCATCGTTTAAAAATCCAGACAGTGCTGGCATTTGTTTTTGATGTAAATCAGGCGAGTAAAAAGTTATTTCTCAAAAATGGATATGCCATTTGGGGACATTTGCCAAAAATTGCCAACATGGGCGATCAAGAAAATGACCTGATCATTCTAGGAAAAAAATATTAA
- a CDS encoding putative metal homeostasis protein, with product MEKQDLSSAYRRLKSPNIKTRKRALKIIQQSKRMKNKY from the coding sequence ATGGAGAAGCAAGATCTTTCAAGTGCATACAGAAGATTGAAAAGCCCGAATATCAAAACACGAAAACGTGCGCTCAAAATCATCCAACAATCAAAAAGAATGAAGAATAAATACTAA
- the rpmG gene encoding 50S ribosomal protein L33 — protein MRQNITLECKETGERIYLTSKNKRNTPERLALKKYSPKLRKKMLFTEVK, from the coding sequence ATGCGACAAAACATTACATTAGAATGCAAGGAAACCGGTGAACGGATCTATTTGACGAGTAAAAACAAAAGAAATACCCCTGAACGATTAGCGCTGAAAAAATATTCACCTAAGTTAAGAAAGAAAATGCTTTTTACAGAAGTGAAATAG
- a CDS encoding family 20 glycosylhydrolase, translating into MEKVLLIDNGRKYFSKEQLIRIIKKASQCQYTAISFALGNNGLRFLLDDMTLIVKGITYASQSVKEALIAGTKQYYDDPNGTYLTETEMTELASVAKAENIEVIPLINKPGHMDAILTGMQQLGIQHPCYQTSIRTLDLDNQEAVAFTKALLENM; encoded by the coding sequence ATGGAAAAGGTTTTATTGATTGATAATGGACGTAAATATTTTTCAAAAGAACAATTGATCCGGATCATAAAAAAAGCAAGTCAATGTCAATATACGGCAATTTCTTTTGCATTGGGAAATAATGGTTTACGCTTTTTACTGGATGACATGACGCTGATTGTCAAAGGAATAACTTATGCCAGTCAATCAGTCAAAGAAGCATTGATTGCAGGAACAAAACAGTATTATGATGATCCTAATGGTACTTATTTGACGGAAACAGAAATGACAGAGTTAGCTAGTGTGGCTAAGGCAGAAAACATAGAAGTGATCCCGCTGATCAATAAGCCTGGACATATGGATGCGATTTTAACAGGAATGCAACAATTAGGTATTCAACATCCCTGCTATCAAACGTCCATTCGCACACTTGATCTGGACAATCAAGAAGCGGTCGCTTTCACGAAAGCACTGCTTGAAAATATGTGA
- a CDS encoding M24 family metallopeptidase: MKKENIQLTTIPKPAIFPDVPPVFLTEDTITERINKTIERMKAEAIELLVIYADKEHGGNFEYFTGFIPRFEEGLLVLDQTGKFTMILGNENLKMNAHARITADLIHYPAFSLPNQPMDHEQNLSAIFASLEVADRKKIGLVGWKLFTSTTQDNSQLFDVPFFIVDALKQATTAETAIVNGTHLLIGEEGARVTNNANEIAHYEYGANLASSCMLRALDAIEPGVKESEIGELLHGQGQANTVITIAATGRRFEFANLYPTAKKIQLGDPLSLTTGFKGGLSSRTGFVIEEEAQLPAEQADYLDRVAKPYYAAIVSWLEAIHIGMKGADLYQLIETVLPQATYHWHLNPGHLTADEEWLASPIYSGSQEIIKSGMIFQLDIIPSVSGYTGVSAEECVALADEGLRNELKEQYPDMWERIVGRKQYLADVLKIHLSEELLPLSNTVGYLRPFFLAKEKAFCVAPVE; the protein is encoded by the coding sequence ATGAAAAAAGAAAACATCCAGTTAACAACTATACCAAAACCAGCGATTTTTCCAGATGTTCCCCCTGTTTTTTTGACAGAGGACACGATCACCGAACGAATCAACAAAACGATCGAACGCATGAAAGCCGAAGCGATCGAACTGTTGGTGATATACGCAGATAAAGAGCATGGTGGTAATTTTGAATATTTTACAGGCTTTATCCCGCGATTTGAAGAAGGATTATTGGTGTTAGATCAAACAGGCAAATTCACGATGATCCTTGGGAATGAGAATCTAAAAATGAATGCACATGCGCGGATCACTGCTGATTTGATCCATTATCCAGCATTTTCTTTACCGAATCAACCAATGGACCATGAACAAAATCTGTCAGCTATTTTTGCATCATTAGAGGTAGCAGATAGAAAGAAAATCGGTTTAGTCGGTTGGAAGTTGTTTACGTCTACGACACAAGACAATAGCCAATTGTTCGATGTACCATTTTTTATCGTAGATGCGCTAAAACAAGCAACCACTGCGGAAACGGCTATCGTCAATGGCACTCATCTATTGATTGGTGAGGAAGGGGCGCGTGTCACGAACAATGCAAATGAAATCGCACACTACGAATATGGGGCAAATCTTGCTTCGTCTTGCATGCTACGTGCATTAGATGCCATTGAACCTGGTGTGAAAGAATCCGAGATCGGAGAGTTATTGCACGGACAAGGACAAGCGAATACAGTGATCACGATTGCTGCAACTGGACGCCGTTTTGAATTTGCGAATCTTTATCCGACAGCCAAAAAGATCCAATTAGGTGATCCGCTGTCATTGACGACAGGCTTCAAAGGTGGCTTATCCAGTCGTACAGGATTTGTAATCGAAGAAGAAGCTCAACTGCCAGCAGAACAAGCCGATTATCTTGATCGAGTAGCAAAACCTTATTATGCAGCTATCGTTAGTTGGTTAGAAGCCATCCATATCGGAATGAAGGGGGCAGATCTGTATCAGTTGATTGAAACAGTCTTGCCACAAGCGACCTATCACTGGCATTTGAATCCAGGACACTTGACGGCGGATGAAGAATGGTTAGCCTCACCCATTTATTCTGGTTCGCAAGAAATCATCAAGAGTGGTATGATCTTCCAATTAGATATTATTCCTTCTGTATCAGGATATACTGGAGTAAGTGCAGAAGAATGTGTGGCACTTGCAGATGAAGGATTGAGAAATGAATTGAAGGAGCAATATCCAGACATGTGGGAGCGGATCGTTGGACGTAAGCAATATTTAGCAGATGTCTTGAAGATTCATTTAAGTGAAGAATTGCTGCCATTATCAAACACTGTCGGTTATCTCCGTCCGTTCTTTTTAGCCAAAGAAAAGGCATTCTGTGTAGCTCCAGTTGAATAA
- a CDS encoding DeoR/GlpR family DNA-binding transcription regulator, translating to MLKEERIQRIKTMIDQEKSASIEDLADRLDVSKDTIRRDLIQLEKQRQIKRTHGGALAIQKEATIFDYEQRSTILNDVKKQMAEQALEIMADPSSIIFDSSTTVEAVIRELPDKKIHAVTNSLSHALLLANYPKTAISLLPGRLHKEQLFLFGTETVEQLKNYQADYTLLGVFALSNEGLFIHTEEEGLVKRQMIQQGRRVIALADHTKLDKTGFYKVCDLSAIDYLITDQKPPKALAKALTENHVELIEARKNE from the coding sequence ATGTTGAAGGAAGAACGCATCCAGCGTATCAAAACAATGATTGATCAAGAAAAAAGTGCTTCGATCGAAGATTTAGCAGATCGCTTAGATGTGTCGAAAGATACGATTCGCCGCGACTTGATCCAGTTAGAAAAACAGCGCCAAATCAAACGGACCCATGGCGGTGCTTTAGCAATTCAAAAAGAAGCAACGATCTTTGATTATGAACAACGGTCAACGATCCTAAATGATGTGAAAAAACAAATGGCTGAGCAGGCGCTTGAAATAATGGCAGATCCTTCCTCGATCATCTTTGATTCTTCGACCACGGTGGAAGCAGTGATCAGAGAACTACCGGACAAAAAAATCCATGCGGTCACCAATTCTTTATCTCACGCTTTATTATTAGCTAATTATCCGAAAACAGCTATTTCATTATTGCCCGGTAGATTACACAAAGAACAGTTGTTTTTATTTGGAACGGAAACAGTGGAGCAGTTGAAAAATTATCAAGCAGACTATACGCTACTTGGCGTATTTGCATTGTCAAACGAAGGTCTGTTCATCCATACGGAGGAAGAAGGCTTAGTGAAACGCCAGATGATCCAACAAGGACGCAGGGTGATCGCGCTAGCGGATCATACAAAACTAGATAAAACTGGTTTTTATAAAGTTTGCGACTTATCAGCGATTGACTATTTGATAACGGATCAAAAGCCTCCTAAAGCATTAGCCAAAGCACTGACTGAGAACCACGTAGAACTCATAGAAGCGAGGAAGAATGAATGA
- the phnX gene encoding phosphonoacetaldehyde hydrolase, which translates to MINVVILDWAGTAVDFGCMAPVAAFREAFKHQGITVTEREIREPMGMKKIEHIQMMLEMPRIAESWLETHGRQPETTDIEAIYETFEEVLFQQLANHAEVKPGVLDTVATLRKRGTKIGSTTGYTSEMMAIVVAKAKEQGYQPDRIVTPDEVDGKGRPSPEMLLRNLNYFKQENRQEVLKLGDTISDILEGKNAGVLSVGVIEGSSQAGYSFDTYQQLSAAEKGKLFERVRQEFLEAGADHVIDRFSDLPRLIEMIEEKQAVMN; encoded by the coding sequence ATGATTAATGTGGTCATCTTAGATTGGGCAGGAACAGCAGTCGATTTTGGTTGTATGGCACCGGTGGCAGCGTTTCGCGAAGCCTTTAAACATCAAGGAATCACTGTGACTGAACGAGAAATCAGAGAGCCGATGGGAATGAAAAAAATCGAGCATATCCAAATGATGCTAGAAATGCCTCGTATTGCTGAAAGTTGGTTAGAAACTCACGGACGTCAGCCTGAAACTACTGATATCGAGGCAATCTATGAAACATTTGAAGAAGTATTATTCCAACAATTGGCAAATCATGCAGAAGTGAAACCAGGTGTACTTGACACAGTCGCGACTTTACGTAAGCGAGGAACAAAAATCGGCAGTACGACTGGTTATACGAGTGAAATGATGGCAATCGTTGTTGCGAAGGCGAAAGAACAAGGGTATCAACCAGATCGCATCGTCACGCCAGATGAAGTAGACGGCAAAGGGCGTCCCTCCCCAGAGATGTTATTAAGGAACTTGAACTATTTTAAACAGGAAAATAGACAAGAAGTGTTAAAACTAGGAGATACGATCTCTGATATACTCGAAGGGAAGAATGCAGGAGTCCTTTCTGTGGGCGTAATTGAAGGAAGTTCACAAGCTGGTTATTCCTTTGACACGTATCAGCAATTGTCAGCTGCTGAAAAAGGAAAACTTTTTGAACGGGTGCGTCAAGAATTTTTAGAAGCTGGTGCAGATCATGTGATCGATCGGTTTTCTGATTTGCCAAGACTCATAGAAATGATTGAAGAGAAGCAAGCTGTTATGAATTGA
- the phnW gene encoding 2-aminoethylphosphonate--pyruvate transaminase, with translation MSGKTKVIEQYEKEINHSKINYKLLTPGPLTTSRTVKEAMLVDHCTWDDDFKVITQAIRQRLLDLASVSNEAYTAVLMQGSGSFAVESVLSSVVGSTDRLLICTNGAYGQRMVQMAEYHGIDHVIYQVAENEIPQAEKIEELLVLHPDITALAMIHSETTSGILNPLEAISAVTKKHKLCFIVDAMSSFGGIPIPVGELGIDFLVSSANKCIQGVPGFGFVICQKELLKKSAGQARTLSMDLYDQFRVMDIDGKWRFTSPTHTVLAFWQALEELADEGGIDARYDRYQLNNERLRERMAEIGFEAYVSENQGPFITSFKYPESIQFEFQAFYDYLKAHGYAIYPGKISDTDCFRIGNIGEIYLEDIEKVAGLIQQYMEERKND, from the coding sequence ATGAGTGGAAAAACAAAGGTGATTGAACAGTATGAAAAAGAAATCAATCACAGTAAAATCAATTATAAATTATTGACACCAGGTCCTCTGACCACGAGTCGTACAGTGAAAGAAGCAATGCTTGTCGATCATTGTACATGGGATGATGATTTTAAAGTCATCACCCAGGCGATTCGTCAACGATTGCTTGATCTTGCTAGTGTCTCCAATGAGGCTTATACAGCTGTTTTGATGCAAGGAAGTGGCAGCTTTGCAGTTGAATCTGTGTTAAGTTCAGTTGTTGGCTCGACAGACCGCTTACTGATCTGTACAAATGGTGCTTATGGCCAACGGATGGTGCAAATGGCTGAATACCACGGCATTGATCATGTGATTTATCAAGTGGCTGAAAATGAAATACCACAAGCTGAAAAAATCGAGGAACTATTAGTGTTGCATCCTGATATTACTGCACTTGCAATGATCCACAGTGAAACGACTTCTGGTATTTTGAATCCTTTAGAAGCGATTTCAGCAGTGACAAAGAAACACAAATTGTGTTTTATCGTTGATGCAATGTCAAGCTTTGGTGGCATTCCGATCCCTGTTGGAGAGTTAGGAATCGATTTTCTTGTTTCGAGTGCAAATAAATGTATCCAAGGAGTGCCTGGATTTGGCTTTGTGATTTGTCAAAAAGAGCTACTAAAAAAAAGTGCCGGACAAGCACGCACGTTGAGTATGGATCTTTATGATCAATTTCGTGTGATGGACATTGATGGGAAGTGGCGTTTCACTTCGCCAACACATACTGTATTAGCGTTTTGGCAAGCGCTAGAAGAGTTGGCGGATGAAGGTGGTATCGATGCTCGCTATGACAGGTATCAGTTGAACAATGAGCGTTTGCGTGAACGAATGGCGGAAATTGGGTTTGAAGCCTATGTTAGTGAGAATCAAGGACCTTTCATCACGTCATTCAAATATCCAGAGAGCATCCAATTCGAATTCCAAGCATTTTATGACTATTTAAAAGCACATGGCTACGCAATCTATCCTGGAAAAATCAGTGATACTGATTGCTTCCGGATTGGGAATATTGGTGAGATCTATCTGGAAGATATTGAAAAAGTAGCTGGGTTGATCCAGCAATATATGGAGGAGCGAAAAAATGATTAA
- a CDS encoding extracellular solute-binding protein: protein MKKLVQKGFIYLSFVSALGILGACSTSNASENANDNNEKVIIYTNADEEPVQIIKDVLDSNGFENQYLLQSFGTSELSGKLWAEGTDIEADLVTMSTFYLDGVQENEPIFKELALEVQPMDDLPNYQAPMTTQEGVIFYNTQALKEAELPVPTSLADLADPIYEGQLAISDINHSSTAWLLFQGLIDQYGETKAQAILADIYDNAGDHIEASGSGPLKKVRVGEVALGFGLRHQAIKDKNEGLPIDFVEPSEGTYALTESLAVIDKGEATNPLAEKMLNVILKEGRADLLQFYPSKLYETDDLSGVETAKNQKVFPEALTPDLLKKHASLVE from the coding sequence ATGAAAAAACTAGTTCAAAAAGGGTTCATTTATCTGTCATTCGTCAGCGCTTTAGGAATTTTAGGGGCGTGTAGTACGTCAAATGCAAGTGAGAATGCCAATGACAACAATGAAAAAGTCATCATCTACACCAACGCAGATGAAGAGCCGGTTCAAATCATCAAAGATGTCCTTGATTCGAATGGTTTTGAAAACCAATACTTGCTGCAATCCTTCGGTACTTCGGAATTGAGTGGTAAACTTTGGGCAGAAGGCACAGATATTGAAGCGGATTTAGTGACAATGAGTACGTTCTATTTGGATGGTGTTCAAGAAAATGAACCGATATTCAAAGAATTGGCGTTAGAAGTCCAACCGATGGATGATCTGCCAAACTACCAAGCACCGATGACGACACAAGAAGGTGTCATTTTCTACAATACTCAAGCACTGAAAGAAGCGGAGTTGCCTGTACCGACGAGTTTAGCTGATTTAGCTGATCCAATCTACGAAGGGCAACTAGCGATTTCTGATATCAACCATTCCTCAACAGCTTGGTTATTGTTCCAAGGATTGATTGATCAATATGGAGAGACAAAAGCGCAAGCGATTTTAGCCGATATTTATGACAATGCAGGCGACCATATTGAAGCGTCTGGTTCGGGTCCGTTGAAAAAAGTCCGCGTCGGTGAAGTGGCGTTGGGTTTTGGGTTACGTCATCAAGCAATCAAAGATAAAAATGAAGGATTGCCAATCGATTTTGTAGAACCAAGTGAAGGAACATACGCTTTAACAGAATCACTCGCGGTGATCGATAAAGGAGAAGCGACGAATCCTTTAGCCGAAAAAATGCTGAATGTGATCCTTAAAGAAGGTCGGGCAGATTTATTACAATTCTACCCAAGTAAACTTTATGAAACAGATGATCTATCGGGGGTTGAAACCGCCAAAAATCAAAAAGTCTTTCCGGAGGCATTAACCCCAGATCTACTAAAAAAACATGCCAGTCTAGTTGAATAG
- a CDS encoding ABC transporter permease yields the protein MRRMKIETLLPTIILFGFVLVLFYPLANVLKEALTVEGSFSFELFRELARDFDWLNALSNSLLIAGITAIFATFFGFWFAYGMHFTNLPKGFKWMIEKCFILPMLLPTITYGFVLIYSFGRQGLWTRLVGQELFSIYGKSGVILGLLIYTIPVTFLLMNDAMNYLDKRYLTVSRLMGDGFFRGLKITILQPLGKTFGVAFVQAFFMSFTDFGIPVAVGGREPFITTLLYEYFMGSIPDFNRGAVIALIMLVPSIISVLFLRKIQKNDHATPGTNTSVKSNPVRDFFFGVGLTVGGLFIVGVFLVMFLLPFVEGWPFDMTFTTRHIEAFLQTSDLRRTLNTGIFVALWTALFGTVIAYLAAIFTARSTKQSVITKTIDSLASVTNSIPGMVLGIAYLLVFSGTTLQSTISILVIANMVHYFATPYQLAKSALLKMNPNWENTAKMMGDSWLDTVIRIILPNSKRTIVEMACYYFTNSMVTISAVVFLTSARTMVITTKIKELQHFGRFTEIFILSILLLLINLTARILAQFIMRRFEANEKTSSKRVHLSVIRQRFRNFRGV from the coding sequence ATGAGAAGGATGAAAATAGAAACGCTATTGCCAACGATTATCTTATTTGGTTTTGTCCTCGTATTGTTTTATCCATTAGCGAATGTTTTGAAAGAAGCGTTGACTGTTGAAGGCAGCTTTTCCTTTGAGCTGTTCCGAGAACTAGCAAGGGACTTCGATTGGCTAAATGCGTTAAGTAATAGTTTGCTCATTGCTGGGATCACAGCGATTTTTGCGACCTTCTTTGGCTTTTGGTTTGCTTACGGGATGCACTTTACGAATCTACCTAAAGGATTCAAGTGGATGATTGAGAAATGCTTTATATTACCAATGTTATTACCGACCATCACATACGGCTTTGTGTTGATCTATTCTTTTGGCCGTCAAGGATTGTGGACACGACTAGTCGGTCAAGAGTTGTTTTCGATCTATGGAAAATCAGGTGTGATCTTAGGGTTACTGATCTATACGATCCCAGTGACTTTCTTGTTGATGAATGACGCCATGAATTATTTGGATAAACGCTATTTGACGGTATCCAGATTGATGGGAGACGGATTTTTTAGAGGATTGAAAATCACGATCCTGCAACCGTTGGGCAAAACATTTGGTGTTGCTTTCGTCCAAGCCTTTTTCATGAGTTTTACGGATTTTGGTATACCTGTAGCGGTGGGTGGCCGAGAACCGTTTATCACGACTTTGTTGTATGAGTACTTTATGGGGTCGATTCCAGACTTTAATCGCGGAGCCGTCATTGCACTGATCATGTTAGTTCCTTCGATCATTAGTGTTCTGTTTTTGCGTAAGATCCAAAAAAATGATCATGCAACCCCCGGGACAAATACGTCAGTAAAAAGCAACCCTGTCAGAGATTTTTTCTTTGGTGTAGGACTGACAGTTGGTGGCCTGTTTATTGTGGGAGTCTTCCTCGTGATGTTCCTTCTTCCTTTTGTCGAAGGGTGGCCCTTTGATATGACTTTTACCACACGCCATATCGAAGCGTTCCTACAAACGTCTGATTTAAGAAGAACGTTGAATACAGGGATTTTCGTTGCCCTATGGACGGCGCTGTTTGGAACAGTAATTGCTTATTTGGCAGCAATTTTCACCGCTAGATCCACAAAACAAAGCGTGATCACAAAAACGATCGATAGTCTCGCTTCTGTCACGAACTCGATTCCAGGTATGGTTTTAGGGATTGCCTATTTGCTGGTGTTTAGCGGAACGACTCTTCAAAGTACGATCAGTATTTTGGTGATTGCCAACATGGTGCATTATTTTGCAACTCCTTATCAGTTAGCGAAAAGTGCCTTATTAAAAATGAATCCCAACTGGGAAAATACAGCGAAGATGATGGGGGATAGTTGGCTTGATACAGTGATTCGAATCATTCTTCCAAATTCAAAGCGGACGATCGTTGAGATGGCTTGTTATTATTTTACAAATTCGATGGTTACGATCAGTGCAGTGGTGTTTCTGACAAGTGCCCGAACGATGGTGATCACGACCAAAATCAAAGAATTACAGCATTTCGGCAGATTCACAGAAATCTTTATCCTATCTATCTTATTATTATTGATCAATTTAACCGCAAGAATACTTGCACAATTTATCATGAGGAGATTTGAAGCAAATGAAAAAACTAGTTCAAAAAGGGTTCATTTATCTGTCATTCGTCAGCGCTTTAGGAATTTTAGGGGCGTGTAG